The DNA segment ATTTGATGAATCAAAAAGATATTATAACATAGGCCATATTTCCAAGGTAGTTTGGTAGCTGGTAGATAATCTTTTACAACCTCATCCATCCTATCTTTGTTTTCTCCATTTCAATTTGTCCTTTGCTTTAATCAGTTGGCTCTCTACAGGTTGAGCTCTTAATTCCTCAGTGGCAGTTTCTAGATGATGAAGGTGCACAAGCTGAGCTCTTAATTCCATTCCATTGAACATACACTTTGTTGACAGCTTTCTAAATGGTTCAAGATAAAATAAAGAGAGCATTAGAAAGGGTGCCAAACAACAGCCTTCCCGTCCTCCAAATTTCTCTACAAGTTAAATTCACAGCCCTATGTATTAAGCAGTAGAACTATTATTATTAGTTGTGCTTGACATCTTGATCCAAGTAATACAGAATAAACCTCTTATCTGGTTTATAACCTTCATCTTTCATAAGTCTAAATAACCCTGCTAAAACCCCATATATGATAACAGCTTGGGGATGCATTTTGTCCTCAACAACGAAGCTGTGCACTTTCTTGTCAATCTCAATCCAACTCATACCTGTTTCTTTTACcaccccaatttctttcattctcTTAATAGTCCATGCTCTTTCTTTCCATCTACCTTCACTAGAGTATATATTTGCCAACAAAACATATGGCACTGGATTGTCGGGTTCTAATAAAAACAACTGCTCTGCTGCATATTTCCCCACTTCAGTATTTCCATGAATGCTACATGCTCCAAGCAAAGCTTGACAAATAAGCACATCGGGCTTCATAGGCAACCCCTCAATGAAAGTCTTAGCTTCATTGAGAAGCCCTGCCCTGCCCAACATGTCAACAACACAAGCATAGTGCTCTGTTCTAGGACTAATTCTGAAAACTTCAGTCATAGATTTTAAGAATTCCATGCCCTTGTCAACTAAGCCTCCATGACTACAAGCATGAAGCAATGAGAGAAAAGTAACATCTGTTGGTTCTACTCCTTCCTGTCTCATCTCTTCATACAATTGCAGTGCTCTAAAGCCATCCCCATGGCGAGCAAAAGCAGCAATCATAGAGTTCCAGGAGACAGAATTCCTCTGTGGCATTTTGCTGAAGACTTTGATTGAATCCTGCAACTCTCCACACTTTGAGTACATATTAATGAGCCCATTGCCAACGAAGCGATTAGAACCAAAGCTTCGTTTTATAACCAATGAATGTATTTGCTGGCCAAGACCCAACGAGGTATCCACACCAAACACCCCAAGAACAGCAGAAACCATGTTTGGATCAACCTCAGTTCCTGCCTTCACCATTTTTACAAAAAATTGTATGGCTTCTTCCTCAAACCCATTCTGTGCAAAACCCACAAGAATTACAGTCATGGAAACCTCATCAAGCTCGACTGCAGATTCAAAAATCCTCCATGCATCTTCCAGACTTCCACATTTTGAATACATGTCCATTAATGCACTCTCAATGCACAAATCTGATTGAATTCCCAATTTCCATACAAGTCCATGAATTTGACGCCCTTCCCCTAATGCCTGCAAACCAGAACACACCATCAATGAACTCAAGTATGTCAAAAAATTGGGTTCTACCATTCCATGACGCATTTTCACAAATAACCTCAAACTATCCTCGAACAATTCATTTTGTGATAGCCCTGATATTATAGCTGTCCAAGTAACAACATTCCTTTCAAGCATCTCATCAAAGACCTGCCTCCCGAAACTAGAACACCCACATTTGAAATATGATGTGACCAATGCATTCCCTACTGTTATTTCTCGCTCAAAACCATTTAAAAACACCAAAGAGTGTATCATTTTGTTGGCAAAACTAAGCTCAGGCCTATCAAAAGCCGATAATATCGTGGTTAAAGTTGCTTGATCCAACTGATAGAAACCTGATTCTCGCATTTGTTTAAAAAGCCCAAAACCCGTATCAAAGTCCCCATTCCTTAAAAACCCGGAAATCATTGTATTCCATGAGACAGTATCTCTCATAGGCATATGATCAAACAATTTAGCAGCATCGCAAGCGACCCCGCATTTTGTATACATAGAAAGGAGAGAGTTCCAAATAACAAGGACATTTCGGAAAATGGAATGGTTCTGGAGTAGTAAAAATTCATGGTTTTTGATAATGGAGGCATGAATGGAAGAACCTAGATGGAAGTAACCTTCCCTTCCAGAGACAGATAAGAGAAGGCTTATATCTACGTGATTGAGGACAAAAGTTGAAGACTTTGAAGACTGGACCTGGTGGATTTGCGTTTTGAATAGAGACAGCACAGAGTTTACCGAAGAGGGAAGATGGGAATTCAACTTATGAATGACCCATTTGGATTTCATCCATGAAATGATAATGGGAGACAATATATGCGACACCTCAATTTCAAAGACGCTAGTTTAGTTGACCTCAGAGGAATGGGTTTGGGGCATGCATTAttcttaaattaaactaaaattttaataatattaaaaattatacttTTAACATACAACGTGTTtagcatatatttatttatttgtaaattaagtatgaattttaaattttatcagttaatattttaatattattgaattaaaatttattaattaaaataaattttaattatactaGATAAATtctacaaaattaataaaatttacaaataaattataAACCAAAAATCTATAAACTAGTAACACTACACATTTGATACGCAAGATATTAAAATGAAAatcatttataaataatttttatgaagtttATTagtaaatcaaattaattttatacaAGTAGTACTTTGGGTGGACTTAGATaaaacttattttttttattaatttaatagagACATAATGAGCCAATTAGTGAGCTACACAATAAGAGGTATTCTTCTCCCTTCACACTATAAAGGGGAATAATTCCTTCACACCATAATGGTAAATAATCTTGGAAGAGGTGTAAATGGGGATGGGGGAGACTTAGTGCTTGCTTGTTAATGTGTCTATTTAACCAGAAATGATCAGATATATTACAGAACCAAGAAAAGTAACTCAAATGCTAAATACAGTTCTTCATCGCAGTTGTTTACAAATAAAAAGTTGGGCTACATAAGGAACTATCAGacaacaggaaataaaaataaataaataaaataataataaaaaaagaaatgtgTGAATGATGCCTGGAATGGTAGCATGCTTTATTTTGGTGTCACTATGAGAAACATCTAACTAGCAGATGTTTTTGGCATTGTAAATGACACAATTATGACCCCAGAAGTCGAATCAATTTAAACATTAATGAAACCACCTCTGAATTTCTAACCACGAAGGAGATTGATTAAGGGAGCCAATGATCGATGGAGAGTAACTACTGGAGCTGAGCTCAGAAAACAGCATGCCCTCCATGATAATTCCAGCCGTGAAGTGTTATCCGTGGGGTAACGCCTGGAGGAACCTCAAAAGATATCTTGATGGGCATCACCTCGCCTGGCACAAGTGAAAAATAGTTGTCCGAGTAATGAACAGGAAGAATTCTTGTGTCTTCCCCTTCCTTGTGCTCTGTCTTCGATGCATGTACAGAGAAATGAAGGAAAAAAGCAACTCCTTCTTCAGTACCATTAATTTCAGCAACCCTGAGACCATCAGTTTCCCGTGAGAAATGCCTGCAGATCCTTTGAAATAAACCAACTTCATCTTTTTCTTTGGTTCCAATGTTTACAGGTTCCAGAGAGGCCATGTCAAAATCATCATCACCCAGTCTGGTAATGAAATTATTCTTATAAGTAAAGCATTTAGAATCTGGTTTCTTAGAGGTATTCTTCACATGCATTTCCATTTCATAAGTGGATCCTTTAATAAAAGTCCTTGATGTTATCTTGAGGGGAACTTTTCTCTTCCTGTATGCCTCCAACAGCTTGTAATCTCCACCAGGCAGATGCAACCAGTAGAAGTTCCTAGATATAATGCTGTAATCTGACATATTGTAAAGCTTGAGAAGAAGAAAGTAGAGTGGCTTGGGCTTTTTAGATTTCGGATACTTCATCTCACCAAAGGACACTATTTTCTTTGGTGGAACAGAGAGTTTGTCAAAAACTTTATAATATGGGCAGGTTCCTGATAGATCCCATACTGATGCTTCGATGGCTACATCAGAGAGTTCTGCCGACTGGGTATTAACAACCTG comes from the Hevea brasiliensis isolate MT/VB/25A 57/8 chromosome 5, ASM3005281v1, whole genome shotgun sequence genome and includes:
- the LOC110644495 gene encoding pentatricopeptide repeat-containing protein At3g05340, giving the protein MKSKWVIHKLNSHLPSSVNSVLSLFKTQIHQVQSSKSSTFVLNHVDISLLLSVSGREGYFHLGSSIHASIIKNHEFLLLQNHSIFRNVLVIWNSLLSMYTKCGVACDAAKLFDHMPMRDTVSWNTMISGFLRNGDFDTGFGLFKQMRESGFYQLDQATLTTILSAFDRPELSFANKMIHSLVFLNGFEREITVGNALVTSYFKCGCSSFGRQVFDEMLERNVVTWTAIISGLSQNELFEDSLRLFVKMRHGMVEPNFLTYLSSLMVCSGLQALGEGRQIHGLVWKLGIQSDLCIESALMDMYSKCGSLEDAWRIFESAVELDEVSMTVILVGFAQNGFEEEAIQFFVKMVKAGTEVDPNMVSAVLGVFGVDTSLGLGQQIHSLVIKRSFGSNRFVGNGLINMYSKCGELQDSIKVFSKMPQRNSVSWNSMIAAFARHGDGFRALQLYEEMRQEGVEPTDVTFLSLLHACSHGGLVDKGMEFLKSMTEVFRISPRTEHYACVVDMLGRAGLLNEAKTFIEGLPMKPDVLICQALLGACSIHGNTEVGKYAAEQLFLLEPDNPVPYVLLANIYSSEGRWKERAWTIKRMKEIGVVKETGMSWIEIDKKVHSFVVEDKMHPQAVIIYGVLAGLFRLMKDEGYKPDKRFILYYLDQDVKHN